TCCTGCGGCGATGCGGACTTTGATATCCTGGGCCTCTCCGCGGCGGATTACCCGGAGCTGCCCATGGTGGAGGATGATTTTTCCGTCTCCATCCAACAGAAGCTGCTGCGTGCCATGATCGAGGAGACGGCCTTCGCTGTCTCCACCAATGAGAGCCGCCCCATCCATACCGGTGCCCTGTTCGAGATCACGGACCAGGGCCTGACTATGGTGGCGGTGGACGGATTCCGTCTGGCCATCCGGCGGGAGCCGCTGGAAAAGATCGACGGCGGCGCCTTTTCCTTTGTGGCGCCGGGCAGCGCCCTGGGCGAGGTGAAAAATATCTGTTCCGACGTGGAGGATCTGGCTGCCGTGACCCTGGGCAAAAGTCATATTCTATTTGAGGTAGGAGACACGGAGTTGATCTGCCGCCGGTTGGAGGGAGAGTTCCTGGATTATAAGAATGCCATCCCACGGAAGAATCCCATCTCCGTCATCGCGGACACCAAGGCCCTGATCGAGAGCATTGACCGCGTCAGTGTGGTGATCTCCGAAAAGCAGAAGAGTCCGGTCCGGTGCCTGTTTGACCACGACAAGGTGCTGCTCTCCGCCAAGACCGGAAACGGCGAGGCCAAGGATATCTGCCGCTTGTCCGGTGACGGCGGCGGGCTGGAGATCGGGTTCAACAACCGCTATCTGATGGAGGCTCTCCGGTACGCGCCGGCGGACACGGTGAAGATCGAGCTGAATACCGGCGTCTCCCCCGCCATCATCGTCCCCACGGAGGGGGAGGAAAACTTCCTCTATATGGTCCTGCCGGTGCGGCTGAAGAGCGCGGAGTGAGCAGATGGAGACGATCACGATTCACACGGAGTTCATCAAGCTCCAGGACCTGCTGAAATTCGCCAATCTGGTGTCCTCCGGCGGCGAGGCAAAGGAGCGGATCCAGGGCGGCGAGGTCACCGTCAACGGCGAGATCTGCACCATGCGGGGCAAAAAGATCCGCCCCGGAGACGATGTGGCCTTCCAGGGCGCCCATTACACGGTGGCCTATGCGGATTCTTGAGCTGGAGCTGCAGCATTTCCGCAACTACTCCGGCCAGCGGGTATCCTTTGACCCGGACTGCAATGTGATCTTTGGGGAGAACGCCCAGGGCAAGACCAATCTGCTGGAGGCCATCGTCTACCTCTCCTGCGGGAAATCCCCCGGGCCAGGACGGACCGGGAGATGATTGCCTTCGATGCGCCCGCCGCTGTGCTGGAAGCCGGGATCTCCGCCCGAGACCGGGAGTTCCGCACCCGGGTGGAGCTGTACCGGGACCGGCGGCGGAAGATGTGGGTGAATCAGGTGCCTGCCAAAAACAGCGCCGCCCTGAGTCAGGTGTACCACACCGTATTCTTCTGCCCGGATGACCTGTATCTGATCCGGGAGGGGGCCGCCGCCCGGCGGCGCTTCATGGACACCGCACTCTGCCAGTTGCGGCCGAGATACGCGGCCGCTCTGGCGGAGTACCACCGGCTCTATGACCACAAGACCCGCATTCTGCGGGACAGTGAGGAGCGGCCGGATCTCCTGGAGCTGCTGCCGGACTTCAACGAGCGGATGGTTCGTTTCGGCGCTGTGCTGGTCCACTACCGCCGGCAGTTCGCGGAGGCGCTGAACCGCTATGCCGCCCGCCACCATCGGGAGTGCTCCGGCGGAAGGGAGCGCCTGGAGGTCACCTATCAGACTGTTTCCTCCGTCACGGACCCGGCGGCGGAGGTGGAGGTCCTCACGGAGCAGCTCCGGGCCCACATGGAATCCCACCAGGGGGCGGAGCGGGCCTCCCGGATGTGCCTCTCCGGCCCCCACAAGGACGATCTGGTCATCACCATCGACGGCCGGGAGGCCAAATCCTACTCTTCCCAGGGTCAGACCCGCACCGCGGCTCTGGCGCTGAAGCTGGCGGAGCGGGAAATCTACCAGAACGCCACCGGCGAATACCCGGTGCTGCTGCTGGATGACGTTCTCAGTGAGCTGGATCCCCGCCGGCAGGAGTTCGTTCTCAACCGCATCGCGGGGGACAGGTGTTCATCACCTGCTGTGAGGATGACCGGCTGCCCCAAATGCTGGGCGGGAAGGTGTTCCATGTGAAACAGGGCGCCATCAGTGGATGATCCCTGCGGCCAGGCGGTAGCCTGTTCAATCAAACACAACAGATCCAATTACAGGCCCCCAACATGACAAAATGGAGGTAACCGTGATGAATTAGTACGCAGTGCTTCCCATTCTGGTTTTCGGCGGACCAGCTGCTGGCTTTCTCTGGGAGCTGATCGTGGGATTGGTCTGCCGGACAAGGCGCTATCTGCTGTGGGTGCCTGTTCTAGCGGGGGCGCTGGGACTGGCGCTGTGTGTGGTGTCTCCTTTCCATACCCTCCCGTTCTCCTTCCTACTGCTGTGCTGGGGGCTGTACGGTGGCGGACTTCTGTTTGGATGGAGTCTGTCCAACCTGCTCCGTGGCGGGGAGGACCACTTTCAGCGGTATGCCGTCCGTGCCGTTGCCCTCTGCTCCGGTGCGGCGCTGGCCATCGGCTTCGGTGTTCTGATCTCCCACGAGATGCGCAGCGCCACCTATACCATGGTGGAAGAAGACACCAGCGAGGAGCGCGTTCTGGCAGAGATCCCGGAGCTGGCCATTACAGAGACGGACCGGGAAATCCTCTCCGCCCTGGAGGAGAGTCCCTCCGTCCAGGCGGCCGTCGCCGGAGGGGAACAGTTCATCGATCTGCCACCGTCAGAACACGAGGACATCCACGCGATCCTGTCGGAATTTCTGGATGAAGAGCGCTACCAGTTTTCCGACGCGGGCGTCACCGCCCAGTCCGGGGAGGTCACCTCCCTGTATTACGATATTTTCGATCAGGAGAGGAATGTTCGGATCATCGTCATGGGCCTGGACACCGGAAATCTTAACAAGGTGATCACTGTCTACGATGGAGATCCGGAAGAGGAATTGTCCATGGTGATCTATGAAAATGACAACGGCGCCCTCCGCAAAATGAAGAAGCAGCGGATGTGGTTTTATGACTTCTATGAAACAGAGTTAGAATGAGGCACGGATCGCTCCCTCTACAAGGGCAGTTCCGCATCCGTAAGCGGCAAAGTCGCCAACAGATACCGAAAGGAGACCACCATGTACCTCCACATCGGCCAAAACGAAATTCTTCCCGACCGCCGGGTCATCGGCATCTTTGATCTGGACAAATGCAGTTACGGCAAGCGGACCCGGGAGTATCTGGCGGCCGCGGAGAAAGAGGGCGTGGTGCTGGACGTGTCCGGCGAGATCCCCAAGTCCTTCGTGGTGTGCGATCACCCCTATCACCGGCAGATCGTGTACCTCAGCCAGCTGAATTCCACCACCCTCCAGAAGCGGGCGGAGAGCGGAAACCTGGAATGAGCCAGGGGGAGATCCCATGGCGGCATATACGACACTGGTAAACCTTCCCCACTTTTTATCCTCGTTCACATCCCTGGAGACAGGAACTCTGGTGCTCTTTCTGGCGGCAGTGTTCACGGTGCAGCTGGTCCTGCTGCAAAATTACAGCAGGCGCCGGAGACGGCTGGTCCAGCCCGCTGCTTCTGGTGTACAGTGCGTTCCTTCTGCTGCTGTATTTTGCCTGGATGGCGCTGTTCACCGCCCTCCTGGCTCTGCTGACATATCTGATTTTGAAGAAATTACGCACTTGATTCCAACTTACATGGTTCAGGGCAAGGAGAAACGGGCCGGAGGCGGCTCCGGCCCGGCTCTTCTTGCCTTGGAACGGATATGAATATCCTGAAAGGAGAACCTGCATGGCAGAAAATGAACTGTTGAACTCCACTGCGGTGGACACGGCCAACGAGTACGACGCATCGGAAATTCAGGTGCTGGAAGGCCTGGAAGCCGTCCGGAAGCGGCCCGGCATGTATATCGGCTCCACGTCCACCTCCGGCCTGCACCATCTGGTCTATGAGATCGTGGACAACGCCATCGACGAGGCACTGGCCGGCTACTGCACCGACATCCTGGTGCGAATCAACGAGGGGGACACCATCACCGTGGTGGACAATGGCCGTGGCATCCCCGTGGACATCCAGGCCCAGACCGGCAAGCCCGCCCTGGAGGTAGTGTACACCGTCCTCCACGCCGGCGGCAAGTTCGGCGGTGGGGGCTACAAGGTCTCCGGCGGTCTCCACGGCGTGGGCGCCAGTGTGGTGAACGCCCTTTCCGAATGGCTGACGGTCCAGGTCCACCGGGACGGACATATCTATGAGATGAAGTTCTCCAGGGGCAATGTGACCCAGCCCATGACCATTGTGGGAGATACAGACCACACCGGCACCACTGTCACCTTCAAGCCGGACCCGGAGATGTTCGAGGATACGGAGTACAATTACGATACCCTCCACACCCGGATGCGGGAGGAGGCGTTCCTGAACGCTGGCCTGCGCATCCGCACTGTGGACGCCCGCCCCGGACGGGAGCAGGAGGACAACATGTGCTTCGAGGGCGGCATCCGGGAGTTTGTTACCTGGCTGAACAAGAGCAAGGATGTGCTTCACAACGACGTGATTTACATGTCCGGAGCCCGAGAGGACTCCGTGGCGGAAGTGGCCATGCAGTATAACGACGGCTACAACGAGACGATCCTCTCCTTCGCCAACAACGTCCACACGCCGGAGGGCGGCATGCACGAGGAGGGCTTCAAGCGGGCTCTCACCAATGTGCTGAACGCCTACGGCCGGAAGATCAAGCTGCTGAAGGACGACGAGAAGGTCTCCGGCGAGGACTGCCGGGAGGGCCTCACCTGCGTCATTTCCGTCAAGCTGACAGAGGCCCAGTTTGAGGGCCAGACCAAGTCGAAGTTGGGCAACAGTGAGATCCGGACCCTGGTGAATAACATCGTCTCCGAAAAGCTGGAGATCTTCCTGGAGGAGAACCCCCAGGTGGGCCGGATGATCCTGGATAAGGCTCTCACTGCCAATCGGGCGAGAGAGGCCGCCAAAAAGGCCCGGGAATCCATCCGCCGCAAGACGGCTCTCGGCGGCGCCGCCATGCCGGATAAGCTGCGGGACTGCAATGAGAACAATCCGGAGCTGACGGAGCTCTATATCGTCGAGGGAGACTCCGCAGGCGGCTCCGCCACCCAGGGGCGGGATTCCCGGTTCCAGGCCATTCTCCCCCTGTGGGGCAAGATGCTGAACGTGGAGAAGGCCCGGGCAGACAAGGTCTACGGCAACGACAAGCTCCAGCCCGTCATCACGGCCCTGGGCGCGGGCATCGGGGATGAGTTCGATCTGAACAGGCTCCGGTATCACAAGGTCATCATCATGGCCGATGCCGATGTGGACGGCGCCCATATCCGTACTCTGCTGCTGACCTTCTTCTTCCGCTTCATGCGGCCCCTGATCGAGGAGGGCTATGTCTACTCCGCCGTTCCGCCCCTGTATAAGCTGACCCGTGGCAAGACCACCCGAGTGGCCTTTGACGACATCCAGCGGGAGAAGATCGCCGCCGAGATGCGGGGCGACAACCCCAACGCCAAGATCGACATCTCCCGGTTCAAGGGCCTGGGTGAGATGAACCCCCATGAGCTGTGGGAGACCACCATGGACCCCACCACCCGGACGCTCCGGCGTATCACGCTGGATGACGCCGTGGCCGCGGACGAGACCTTTACCATCCTGATGGGCGAGAAGGTGGAGCCCCGGAAGGAATTTATCGAGCGCAACGCCCAATACGCGGTCAATCTTGACTATTGATCCGTAGGGCGGCTGCCCTCGGCCGCCCGTCCGATCAGATATGCCTTTGCGGGCCGGCGAGGGCGCCGGCCCCTACAAAAAGGAGATACGATACATGAGCAAAAAGCCCCAATACGATCCTGAGGAGATCCGGTACCCCGAACAGAAGATCGTGGAGTCACCGCTGGTCCCCGAGATGGAGAAATCCTACATTGAGTACGCCATGAGCGTCATCGTGGGCCGGGCTCTCCCTGACGTGCGGGATGGCCTGAAGCCCGTCCATCGCCGGATCCTCTACGCCATGTACGAGGATGGCCTCACGGTGGACAAACCCTTCAAAAAGTCCGCCACCTGCGTGGGCGACGTGCTGGGCCGGTACCATCCCCACGGCGATGCCAGCGTCTATGACGCTCTGGTCCGCCTGGCTCAGGATTTCTCCATGCGCTATCCCCTGGTGGACGGCCACGGCAACTTCGGGTCCGTGGATGGCGATCCCCCGGCGGCCTACCGGTACACGGAGGCCCGGATGTCCCGGCTCTCCGACGAGATGCTGCGGGACATTGAAAAGGACACTGTGGACTGGGACCCCAACTTCGACGAGACCCGCAAGGAGCCCCGTGTCCTGCCCTCCCGGTTTCCCAATCTGCTGGTGAACGGCTCCAGCGGCATCGCGGTGGGCATGGCCACCAATATCCCGCCCCACAACCTGCGGGAGGTGATCGGCGCCTGCATCTGCGTGCTGGACAATCCGGAGGCTCAGCTCAGTGATCTGATGCAGTACGTCAAGGGGCCGGACTTCCCCACCCGGGGCATCATCATGGGTCGCAGCGGCATCCGGCAGGCCTATGCCACCGGCCGGGGCCGGGTGGTGATCCGGGCCCGGCATGAGTTTGAGGAGTTCGGCAAGGACCGCACGCGCATTGTCATCACCGAGATCCCCTACCAGGTCAACAAGCGTATGCTCATCAAGAGCATGGCCGACCAGGTGGAAGACAAGCGTCTGGACGGCATCTCCGACATCCGGGACGAGTCCGACCGGGACGGAATGCGCATCGTCATCGAGCTGAAGCGGGACGCCAATCCCCAGGTGGTGCTGAACCGCCTGTTCGCCCAGACCCAGCTGCAGACCAGCTTTGCCATCAACATGCTGGCCCTGGTGAATAACCAGTCTCAGCCCAAGATCCTCTCCCTGCGCCACATCATTGACGAGTATCTGGCCTTCCAGGAGGAGGTCATTATCCGCCGCACCAAGTACGACCTGCGCAAGGCCCAGGAGCGGGCCCACCTGCTGGAGGGTCTGCTGGTGGCTCAGGACAACATCGACGAGGTTATCAAAATCATCCGCAGCAGCTACGACAACGCCAAGGAGAACCTGATGTCCCGCTTCGGTCTGGACGATGTCCAGGCCCAGGCCATTCTGGATATGCGGCTGAAAGCCCTTCAGGGCCTGGACCGGGAGAAGCTGGAGGCGGAGTACAAGGAGCTGGAGGAAAAGATCGCCTACTTCAACCAGCTGCTCTCCTCCGACGAGCTGCTGCGCAAGGTGCTGAAGGAGGAGCTCCAGGCCATCTCCGACAAATTCGGCGATGACCGGGTCACGGAGATCCAGGATGTGGAGGATGAGATCGACATCGAGGACCTGATCGAGGAGGAGCAGTGTGTCTTCACCCTGACCCAGGCGGGCTACATCAAGCGGACACCTGCCAGCGAGTACACCGCCCAGTCCAAGGGCGGCATGGGCAAGAAGGGCATCACCACCCGGGAGGAGGACTACGTGGTGGATGTGTTTACTGCCTCCACCCACGACTATATCCTCTTCTTCACCGACACCGGCAAGGTCTACCGGAAGAAGGGGTATCAAATCCCCGAGTCCGGCAAGGCTGCCAAGGGGACCAACATCGTCAACATCCTTCAGGTGGAGCAGGGCGAGCGGATCCAAGCCATGATCCATACCCGGTCCATTGAGGACGACGGCCGCTTCCTCTTCATGGTTACCCGGAACGGCACGGTGAAGCGCCTGCCGGCCAATACTCTGAAGAATCTGCGGAATAACGGCATCCGTGCCCTGCGGATGGAGGAGGGTGACCAGCTGATCGCTGTCCGGGAGACTGACGGCAGCCAGAAGATCCTCATCGCCACCCATGACGGTATGGCAGTCTGCTTTGACGAGAACGATGTGCGGCCCATGGGCCGGGACGCCGTGGGTGTGCGGGGTATCCGCCTGCGCCAGGGCGATTACGTGGTGGGCGCCGCCCGTGCCAAGGTCAATCATGCGGTGCTGGCCATCACGGAAAACGGCTACGGCAAGCAGACGCCGGTGGAGGACTATCGGATCACCAACCGGGGCGGCCTCGGCATCAAGAACTACATGGTGACGGACAAGACCGGCCCCGTGGTGGGCATCAAGGTGGTGGACGGCACGGAGGACCTGTTGTTGGTGACCCAGGCAGGCATCCTGATCCGCACCCCGGTGGACAGCATCCGCACCGCGGGCCGGGCCACTCAGGGCGTCATCGTCATGCGGTTCAAGGAGGAGGGGGATCACGTGATCTCCCTGGCGCTCACAGACCATGAGGAGGGCAGCGCCGAGGCCGAGGAATAAGGCCGTCCGGAGCCGGGGCGAAAACGCTTCTGCCGGAATGTTTATCAGAACACAGGGGGAGCTGTTCCCGAGGAGACGGCTCCCCCATTCAAAACCATCTTCCAAAAGGATTTCATGATGAAAACAGTCACCATCTACACCGACGGCGCCTGCTCCGGCAATCCGGGCCCCGGCGGCTGGGGCGCGATTTTGATGTACGGCCCCCACAGCCGGGAGCTCTCCGGCGGAGAGGCCGCCACCACCAACAACCGCATGGAGCTCACCGCCGTGATCCAAGCACTGTCCCTGCTGAAGGAGCCCTGCATCGTGGACCTCTGGTCCGATTCCAAATATGTGATCGATGGGCTGGAGAAGGGCTGGGCCAAAGGCTGGAAGGCTAGGGGCTGGAAAAAAGCTGACAAGAAGCCCGCCCTGAATCCGGATCTCTGGGACAGGCTGCTGTCCCTGACAGAGGTTCATTCCATCCGTTACCATTGGGTCAAGGGCCACGCGGAGAATGCGTACAACAACCGCTGTGATGAGCTGGCGGTGGCGGAGAGCCAGAAATACAAGTAGTATGTCTTCTGTACCCCGCAGAACGGGGCAGGCGCCGTACAAGCGGTTCGACGACGGCAAAGCCACGGCGGAGTCGGAATTTCCTCTCGCCGGGCAAATCAAAAAAATAGGTCCCCCACCGGCTCTGCCGGGCGAGGGACCATGCGGAGAGCGCATACAGCAACCACTGTGATGAGCTGGTGGCGGCCGGAGATCCTGATAGCCCCCGCTTCCTTCTCATGGGGAGAAAAAGTGAGAGAAACAGACCTATCTTCCAAAAAAAGACAAGTTTTTCTAAATTTTTCCGCTGTTTACGAAAACAGAAAAAAACATTCACAATCTGTTCATAAGAAAAACATAATTTAGAAAAAATTTTCGGATATCTTTATAATCAAGCAAAGGGTCCTCCCAAACCCGATGCGTTTTCTCCCTCCTAAAAACACACACAGCACAAAGGACCGCCACATGGCGGTCCTTTGTGTGTTTACGGCTGGATCAGCTCCTTGCTGAGATGGACGATGAAGTCCTGCACATTGGTGACGATGCCCCGGGCGGAGAGGCTTCCCCGGTCACTGAGTTTGTTCACGGCAAATTCTGAGATATCCACGCAGTAGAAATACACCTGCCGCACGGTTCCGTCTGCCAGCACCCGGTAGGAGGGGGTCATGTTTCCGGCGGCGATGGTGTGAAGGGCAGTGGCCATGCAGATCACCGTGGTGGCGGAGCGGATCTCTGCCCGCATGGCGTCCTGAGCGGCATAGACGTCTGCCAGCACCGGCGGCAGAGGCCCGTCGTCCCGGATGGAGCCCGCCAGTATGTACGGGACGCCGTGCCGTTCGCAGGTGTGCAGAATGCCGTTTTCGATCTGCTCCGCTTTCAGAAAGGCGGGAATCGATCCGTGGAGCCGCACCCGGTTGATGGTGTCCAGATGGTTGTAGTGCCCGTTGGGCTGACTTTCCTGCGTGTAGATGTTCTGCCCCAGAGCAGTGTTGAGGTAGGCTGCCTCCAGATCATGGGTGGCCAGCGCGTTGCCCGCCAGCACGGCATGGACAAAGCCGCCTGCGATGAGCCGGGAGAAGGCGTTGCGTGCGTCGTGGTCAAAGGCGAAGGCGGGCCCCATCACCCAGACTACCTTGCCGTGGTCCCGTTCGTGGCGCAGCAGTTCATAGAGCTCGTCATAGTCCCGGGAAAAGGCGGTCTCCCGGGAGCGGCCCTGCCGGAAGGCAAACACATCTCTGGCAACCCGGCGCTCCCGGAAGCCGTCCGGGTGGACGAGGATCCCCTCCTCTCCCTGTTCTGTGCGGCCGACGGCCACCAGATCTCCCTGCCGCAGGCGGCGGAATTCCCGGACGTCGATGCGGCCCCGATCCCACACGGCCACGCAGTCCATCCGGCTCTCCCGGGCCAGATGCCACTGCCCTGCGATTTTGAAGTATTCCGGAAAGATGCTCATGGCGTGGAAATTCTCCGGCGCCACGCCGTCCCGGGGCGCCGGGCGAAAGACGGCGTCCGGTGCGTTTTCCAGTGCGGGTGTGGAAAAGACCGGCGGAAAATAGGGGCGCAGCTGAAACGGCATAATGGCGTTCCTCCTTTGAAAGATGGTGCCGCTGTTCCACCCGGATGCAGAGAAGAAAAGCCCGGGGACCGCTCCTCGCAATACCTGCGGAGCAGTCTCCAGGCCCATCGGCATTCCCATCCGGCAAAAGGGCGCGGGAGGTTTGATTGCATTCAGAATATCAGAATGCCGCCAAAAAAACAAGGCCCTTTCTTGTAAATCCGGGCCGTCGGGTGTAGAATATCCAACATACAGGTTTTTCCTTCAAGGAGGCTTTTCAACATGAGAGACGGTTTTATCTCCGTGGCCGCAGGCACCCCCAAAATCCGGGTGGCGGACTGCCGCTATAACGCGGAACAAATTTTTACCCTGATGCGGGAGGCGGACAAGCAGGGGGTGAAGGTGCTGGCTCTTCCGGAACTGTGCCTCACCGGCTACACCTGCGGAGATCTGTTCCTGCAGGACACGCTGCTCCGGGGCGCCGAGGAGGGCCTTCAGACCATCCTGGAGGCTACAAGAAATCTGGAGATCGTGACGGCCCTTGGCCTGCCCGTGTGGGACAAATGGGACAACAAATTGTATAACTGTGCGGCTATTATACAAAAAGGAGAGATTTTGGGGCTGATTCCCAAGGTCTATCTGCCCAATTATGGGGAGTTTTATGAGCAGCGGTGGTTTGCATCCGGCAGCGGCGTGGAGCACGGGATTGAGCTGTGCGGGCAGCATGTGAGTCTCTGTACGAACCAGACCTTTGCCTGCGACACCATGCCCAACTTGGTGATCGGCGTGGAGATCTGCGAGGATCTGTGGGCCCCGGCGCCGCCCTCCGTGGAGCTGGCCCGGAAGGGCGCCACCGTGATTCTGAACCTCTCCGCATCCAATGAGCTGGTGGGCAAGGCGGACTACCGCCGCTCCCTAGTGACAGGCCAGTCCGCCCGGCTGATGTGCGGTTATGTGTACGCGGATGCCGGAGAGGGAGAGTCCACCACCGATGTGGTGTTCACCGGCCACAATATGATCGCGGAAAACGGTACCCTGCTGGCGGAGCGGCGGTTCGCCACCGGACTCACCGTCAGCGAGATCGATGTGGACCGGCTGATCCATGACCGCCGCCGGACCAACACCTTCACCTTCGGCAAGGAGCCGCCGGAGATCTGGCGGTGCGGCTTCACGCTGCCGGTGGAGGAGACCCGGCTCACCCGGTACGTCTCCCCATCTCCTTTCGTGCCGGAGGATGCCGCGGGCCGGGCGGAGCGGTGTGAGGAGATCCTGCGGATCGCCTCCCTGGGTCTGAAGAAGCGGCTGGAGCACACCGGCGCCAAGACGGCGGTGGTGGGCCTCTCCGGCGGGCTGGACTCCACCCTGGCCCTGCTGATCACGGCCCTGGCCATGGGGATGCTGAATCGGCCCGCCAGCGACATCGTGGCCGTCACCATGCCCTGCTTCGGCACCACTGCCCGGACGAAGTCCAACGCGGAGCTGCTGGCGGAGCGGATGGGTGCCACGCTGAAGATCATTGACATCTCCCAGGCGGTGCGGCGACATTTTACCGACATCGGACAGAACATGGAGAACCATGACGTCACCTTTGAAAACGGCCAGGCCCGGGAGCGGACCCAGGTCCTGATGGACATTGCAAACCAGACCGGCGGCCTGGTGATCGGCACGGGAGATCTCAGTGAGTTGGCCCTGGGCTGGTGCACCTACAATGGCGACCACATGAGCAACTACGCCGTCAACTGCTCCATCCCCAAGACCCTGGTGCGGCATCTGGTGGCCTATCTGGCCCGGGACAACGCGGAGAAGGACGAGGCCCTCCATGACGTGCTGGAGGATATTCTGGACACCCCTGTCTCCCCGGAGCTGCTGCCCGCTGTCCAAGGGGAGATCAGCCAGCGGACCGAGGATCTGGTGGGGCCCTATGAGCTACACGACTTCTTCCTGTAC
This DNA window, taken from Dysosmobacter welbionis, encodes the following:
- the gyrA gene encoding DNA gyrase subunit A, translated to MSKKPQYDPEEIRYPEQKIVESPLVPEMEKSYIEYAMSVIVGRALPDVRDGLKPVHRRILYAMYEDGLTVDKPFKKSATCVGDVLGRYHPHGDASVYDALVRLAQDFSMRYPLVDGHGNFGSVDGDPPAAYRYTEARMSRLSDEMLRDIEKDTVDWDPNFDETRKEPRVLPSRFPNLLVNGSSGIAVGMATNIPPHNLREVIGACICVLDNPEAQLSDLMQYVKGPDFPTRGIIMGRSGIRQAYATGRGRVVIRARHEFEEFGKDRTRIVITEIPYQVNKRMLIKSMADQVEDKRLDGISDIRDESDRDGMRIVIELKRDANPQVVLNRLFAQTQLQTSFAINMLALVNNQSQPKILSLRHIIDEYLAFQEEVIIRRTKYDLRKAQERAHLLEGLLVAQDNIDEVIKIIRSSYDNAKENLMSRFGLDDVQAQAILDMRLKALQGLDREKLEAEYKELEEKIAYFNQLLSSDELLRKVLKEELQAISDKFGDDRVTEIQDVEDEIDIEDLIEEEQCVFTLTQAGYIKRTPASEYTAQSKGGMGKKGITTREEDYVVDVFTASTHDYILFFTDTGKVYRKKGYQIPESGKAAKGTNIVNILQVEQGERIQAMIHTRSIEDDGRFLFMVTRNGTVKRLPANTLKNLRNNGIRALRMEEGDQLIAVRETDGSQKILIATHDGMAVCFDENDVRPMGRDAVGVRGIRLRQGDYVVGAARAKVNHAVLAITENGYGKQTPVEDYRITNRGGLGIKNYMVTDKTGPVVGIKVVDGTEDLLLVTQAGILIRTPVDSIRTAGRATQGVIVMRFKEEGDHVISLALTDHEEGSAEAEE
- the dnaN gene encoding DNA polymerase III subunit beta, with amino-acid sequence MKFSCEKALLQSAIAVTSRAVAQKSSIPALEGLLLHADSQLTISGYNLQTGIRTKVSADVTEPGEIVLNARLFGDIIRRMPDDVVVFTADDKQLVHLSCGDADFDILGLSAADYPELPMVEDDFSVSIQQKLLRAMIEETAFAVSTNESRPIHTGALFEITDQGLTMVAVDGFRLAIRREPLEKIDGGAFSFVAPGSALGEVKNICSDVEDLAAVTLGKSHILFEVGDTELICRRLEGEFLDYKNAIPRKNPISVIADTKALIESIDRVSVVISEKQKSPVRCLFDHDKVLLSAKTGNGEAKDICRLSGDGGGLEIGFNNRYLMEALRYAPADTVKIELNTGVSPAIIVPTEGEENFLYMVLPVRLKSAE
- the remB gene encoding extracellular matrix regulator RemB, which produces MYLHIGQNEILPDRRVIGIFDLDKCSYGKRTREYLAAAEKEGVVLDVSGEIPKSFVVCDHPYHRQIVYLSQLNSTTLQKRAESGNLE
- a CDS encoding RNA-binding S4 domain-containing protein yields the protein METITIHTEFIKLQDLLKFANLVSSGGEAKERIQGGEVTVNGEICTMRGKKIRPGDDVAFQGAHYTVAYADS
- the recF gene encoding DNA replication/repair protein RecF (All proteins in this family for which functions are known are DNA-binding proteins that assist the filamentation of RecA onto DNA for the initiation of recombination or recombinational repair.), which gives rise to MIAFDAPAAVLEAGISARDREFRTRVELYRDRRRKMWVNQVPAKNSAALSQVYHTVFFCPDDLYLIREGAAARRRFMDTALCQLRPRYAAALAEYHRLYDHKTRILRDSEERPDLLELLPDFNERMVRFGAVLVHYRRQFAEALNRYAARHHRECSGGRERLEVTYQTVSSVTDPAAEVEVLTEQLRAHMESHQGAERASRMCLSGPHKDDLVITIDGREAKSYSSQGQTRTAALALKLAEREIYQNATGEYPVLLLDDVLSELDPRRQEFVLNRIAGDRCSSPAVRMTGCPKCWAGRCSM
- a CDS encoding AAA family ATPase; the encoded protein is MRILELELQHFRNYSGQRVSFDPDCNVIFGENAQGKTNLLEAIVYLSCGKSPGPGRTGR
- the rnhA gene encoding ribonuclease HI, giving the protein MKTVTIYTDGACSGNPGPGGWGAILMYGPHSRELSGGEAATTNNRMELTAVIQALSLLKEPCIVDLWSDSKYVIDGLEKGWAKGWKARGWKKADKKPALNPDLWDRLLSLTEVHSIRYHWVKGHAENAYNNRCDELAVAESQKYK
- the gyrB gene encoding DNA topoisomerase (ATP-hydrolyzing) subunit B, encoding MAENELLNSTAVDTANEYDASEIQVLEGLEAVRKRPGMYIGSTSTSGLHHLVYEIVDNAIDEALAGYCTDILVRINEGDTITVVDNGRGIPVDIQAQTGKPALEVVYTVLHAGGKFGGGGYKVSGGLHGVGASVVNALSEWLTVQVHRDGHIYEMKFSRGNVTQPMTIVGDTDHTGTTVTFKPDPEMFEDTEYNYDTLHTRMREEAFLNAGLRIRTVDARPGREQEDNMCFEGGIREFVTWLNKSKDVLHNDVIYMSGAREDSVAEVAMQYNDGYNETILSFANNVHTPEGGMHEEGFKRALTNVLNAYGRKIKLLKDDEKVSGEDCREGLTCVISVKLTEAQFEGQTKSKLGNSEIRTLVNNIVSEKLEIFLEENPQVGRMILDKALTANRAREAAKKARESIRRKTALGGAAMPDKLRDCNENNPELTELYIVEGDSAGGSATQGRDSRFQAILPLWGKMLNVEKARADKVYGNDKLQPVITALGAGIGDEFDLNRLRYHKVIIMADADVDGAHIRTLLLTFFFRFMRPLIEEGYVYSAVPPLYKLTRGKTTRVAFDDIQREKIAAEMRGDNPNAKIDISRFKGLGEMNPHELWETTMDPTTRTLRRITLDDAVAADETFTILMGEKVEPRKEFIERNAQYAVNLDY